The Rhinopithecus roxellana isolate Shanxi Qingling chromosome 9, ASM756505v1, whole genome shotgun sequence genome contains a region encoding:
- the DMTN gene encoding dematin isoform X1, which yields MERLQKQPLTSPGSVSPSRDSSVPGSPSSIVAKMDNQVLGYKDLAAIPKDKAILDIERPDLMIYEPHFTYSLLEHVELPRSRERSLSPKSTSPPPSPEVWADSRSPGIISQASAPRTTGTPRTSLPHFHHPETSRPDSNIYKKPPIYKQRESVGGSPQTKHLIEDLIIESSKFPAAQPPDPNQPAKIETDYWPCPPSLAVVETEWRKRKASRRRAEEEEEEEDDDSGEEMKALRERQREELSKVTSNLGKMILKEEMEKSLPIRRKTRSLPDRTPFHTSLHQGTSKSSSLPAYGKTTLSRLQSTEFSPSGSETGSPGLQNGEGQRGRMDRGNSLPCVLEQKIYPYEMLVVTNKGRTKLPPGVDRMRLERHLSAEDFSRVFAMSPEEFGKLALWKRNELKKKASLF from the exons ATGGAACGGCTGCAGAAG CAACCACTTACCTCCCCCGGGAGCGTGAGCCCCTCCCGAGATTCCAGTGTGCCTGGCTCTCCCTCCAGCATTGTG GCCAAGATGGACAATCAAGTGCTGGGCTACAAGGACCTGGCTGCCATCCCCAAGGACAAGGCCATCCTGGACATCGAGCGGCCCGACCTCATGATCTATGAGCCCCACTTCACTTATTCCCTCCTGGAACACGTGGAGCTGCCCCGCAGCCGGGAG CGCTCGCTGTCACCCAAATCCACATCCCCCCCACCATCCCCAGAG GTCTGGGCGGACAGCCGGTCGCCTGGAATCATCTCTCAGGCTTCAGCCCCCAGAACCACTGGAACTCCCCGGACCAGCCTGCCCCATTTCCACCACCCTG AGACCTCCCGCCCAGATTCCAACATCTACAAGAAGCCACCCATCTATAAGCAGAGAG AGTCCGTGGGAGGCAGCCCTCAGACCAAGCACCTCATCGAGGATCTCATCATCGAGTCATCCAAGTTCCCTGCAGCCCAGCCCCCGGACCCCAACCAGCCAGCCAAAATCGAAACTGACTACTGGCCATGCCCCCCGTCTCTGGCTGTCGTGG AGACAGAATGGAGGAAGCGGAAGGCGTCTCGGAGGagagcagaggaagaggaggaggaggaagatgacgACTCCGGAGAGGAAATGAAGGCTCTCAGGGAGCGTCAGAGAGAGGAACTCAGTAAG gTTACTTCCAACTTGGGAAAGATGATCTTGaaagaagagatggaaaagtCATTGCCAATCCGAAGGAAAACCCGCTCCCTGCCTGACCGGACACCCTTCCATACCT CCTTGCACCAGGGAACATCTAAATCTTCCTCTCTCCCCGCCTACGGCAAGACCACCCTGAGCCGG TTACAGTCCACAGAGTTCAGCCCATCAGGGAGTGAGACTGGAAGCCCAG GCCTGCAG AACGGAGAGGGCCAGAGGGGGAGGATGGACCGGGGGAACTCCCTGCCCTGTGTGCTGGAGCAGAAG ATCTATCCCTACGAAATGCTAGTGGTGACCAACAAGGGGCGAACCAAGCTGCCACCAGGGGTGGATCGGATGCGGCTTGAG AGGCATCTGTCTGCCGAGGACTTCTCAAGGGTATTTGCCATGTCCCCTGAAGAGTTTGGCAAGCTGGCTCTGTGGAAGCGGAATGAGCTCAAGAAGAAGGCTTCTCTCTTCTGA
- the LOC115899647 gene encoding 40S ribosomal protein S27-like: MNRPFPAVTTYPHENMPLAKDLLHPSPEEEKRKHKKKRLVQSPNSYFMDVKCPGCYKITTVFSHAQTVVLCVGCSTVLCQPTGGKARLTEGCSFRRKQH; encoded by the coding sequence ATGAACAGGCCCTTTCCGGCGGTGACGACCTACCCACATGAGAACATGCCTCTCGCAAAGGATCTCCTTCATCCCTCcccagaagaggagaagaggaaacacaAGAAGAAACGCCTGGTGCAGAGCCCCAATTCCTACTTCATGGATGTGAAATGCCCAGGATGCTATAAAATCACCACAGTCTTTAGCCATGCACAAACAGTAGTTTTGTGTGTTGGCTGCTCCACTGTCCTCTGCCAGCCTACAGGAGGAAAAGCAAGGCTTACAGAAGGATGTTCCTTTAGGAGGAAGCAGCACTAA
- the DMTN gene encoding dematin isoform X4, with protein MERLQKAKMDNQVLGYKDLAAIPKDKAILDIERPDLMIYEPHFTYSLLEHVELPRSRERSLSPKSTSPPPSPEVWADSRSPGIISQASAPRTTGTPRTSLPHFHHPETSRPDSNIYKKPPIYKQRESVGGSPQTKHLIEDLIIESSKFPAAQPPDPNQPAKIETDYWPCPPSLAVVETEWRKRKASRRRAEEEEEEEDDDSGEEMKALRERQREELSKVTSNLGKMILKEEMEKSLPIRRKTRSLPDRTPFHTSLHQGTSKSSSLPAYGKTTLSRLQSTEFSPSGSETGSPGLQIYPYEMLVVTNKGRTKLPPGVDRMRLERHLSAEDFSRVFAMSPEEFGKLALWKRNELKKKASLF; from the exons ATGGAACGGCTGCAGAAG GCCAAGATGGACAATCAAGTGCTGGGCTACAAGGACCTGGCTGCCATCCCCAAGGACAAGGCCATCCTGGACATCGAGCGGCCCGACCTCATGATCTATGAGCCCCACTTCACTTATTCCCTCCTGGAACACGTGGAGCTGCCCCGCAGCCGGGAG CGCTCGCTGTCACCCAAATCCACATCCCCCCCACCATCCCCAGAG GTCTGGGCGGACAGCCGGTCGCCTGGAATCATCTCTCAGGCTTCAGCCCCCAGAACCACTGGAACTCCCCGGACCAGCCTGCCCCATTTCCACCACCCTG AGACCTCCCGCCCAGATTCCAACATCTACAAGAAGCCACCCATCTATAAGCAGAGAG AGTCCGTGGGAGGCAGCCCTCAGACCAAGCACCTCATCGAGGATCTCATCATCGAGTCATCCAAGTTCCCTGCAGCCCAGCCCCCGGACCCCAACCAGCCAGCCAAAATCGAAACTGACTACTGGCCATGCCCCCCGTCTCTGGCTGTCGTGG AGACAGAATGGAGGAAGCGGAAGGCGTCTCGGAGGagagcagaggaagaggaggaggaggaagatgacgACTCCGGAGAGGAAATGAAGGCTCTCAGGGAGCGTCAGAGAGAGGAACTCAGTAAG gTTACTTCCAACTTGGGAAAGATGATCTTGaaagaagagatggaaaagtCATTGCCAATCCGAAGGAAAACCCGCTCCCTGCCTGACCGGACACCCTTCCATACCT CCTTGCACCAGGGAACATCTAAATCTTCCTCTCTCCCCGCCTACGGCAAGACCACCCTGAGCCGG TTACAGTCCACAGAGTTCAGCCCATCAGGGAGTGAGACTGGAAGCCCAG GCCTGCAG ATCTATCCCTACGAAATGCTAGTGGTGACCAACAAGGGGCGAACCAAGCTGCCACCAGGGGTGGATCGGATGCGGCTTGAG AGGCATCTGTCTGCCGAGGACTTCTCAAGGGTATTTGCCATGTCCCCTGAAGAGTTTGGCAAGCTGGCTCTGTGGAAGCGGAATGAGCTCAAGAAGAAGGCTTCTCTCTTCTGA
- the DMTN gene encoding dematin isoform X2 → MERLQKQPLTSPGSVSPSRDSSVPGSPSSIVAKMDNQVLGYKDLAAIPKDKAILDIERPDLMIYEPHFTYSLLEHVELPRSRERSLSPKSTSPPPSPEVWADSRSPGIISQASAPRTTGTPRTSLPHFHHPETSRPDSNIYKKPPIYKQRESVGGSPQTKHLIEDLIIESSKFPAAQPPDPNQPAKIETDYWPCPPSLAVVETEWRKRKASRRRAEEEEEEEDDDSGEEMKALRERQREELSKVTSNLGKMILKEEMEKSLPIRRKTRSLPDRTPFHTSLHQGTSKSSSLPAYGKTTLSRLQSTEFSPSGSETGSPGLQIYPYEMLVVTNKGRTKLPPGVDRMRLERHLSAEDFSRVFAMSPEEFGKLALWKRNELKKKASLF, encoded by the exons ATGGAACGGCTGCAGAAG CAACCACTTACCTCCCCCGGGAGCGTGAGCCCCTCCCGAGATTCCAGTGTGCCTGGCTCTCCCTCCAGCATTGTG GCCAAGATGGACAATCAAGTGCTGGGCTACAAGGACCTGGCTGCCATCCCCAAGGACAAGGCCATCCTGGACATCGAGCGGCCCGACCTCATGATCTATGAGCCCCACTTCACTTATTCCCTCCTGGAACACGTGGAGCTGCCCCGCAGCCGGGAG CGCTCGCTGTCACCCAAATCCACATCCCCCCCACCATCCCCAGAG GTCTGGGCGGACAGCCGGTCGCCTGGAATCATCTCTCAGGCTTCAGCCCCCAGAACCACTGGAACTCCCCGGACCAGCCTGCCCCATTTCCACCACCCTG AGACCTCCCGCCCAGATTCCAACATCTACAAGAAGCCACCCATCTATAAGCAGAGAG AGTCCGTGGGAGGCAGCCCTCAGACCAAGCACCTCATCGAGGATCTCATCATCGAGTCATCCAAGTTCCCTGCAGCCCAGCCCCCGGACCCCAACCAGCCAGCCAAAATCGAAACTGACTACTGGCCATGCCCCCCGTCTCTGGCTGTCGTGG AGACAGAATGGAGGAAGCGGAAGGCGTCTCGGAGGagagcagaggaagaggaggaggaggaagatgacgACTCCGGAGAGGAAATGAAGGCTCTCAGGGAGCGTCAGAGAGAGGAACTCAGTAAG gTTACTTCCAACTTGGGAAAGATGATCTTGaaagaagagatggaaaagtCATTGCCAATCCGAAGGAAAACCCGCTCCCTGCCTGACCGGACACCCTTCCATACCT CCTTGCACCAGGGAACATCTAAATCTTCCTCTCTCCCCGCCTACGGCAAGACCACCCTGAGCCGG TTACAGTCCACAGAGTTCAGCCCATCAGGGAGTGAGACTGGAAGCCCAG GCCTGCAG ATCTATCCCTACGAAATGCTAGTGGTGACCAACAAGGGGCGAACCAAGCTGCCACCAGGGGTGGATCGGATGCGGCTTGAG AGGCATCTGTCTGCCGAGGACTTCTCAAGGGTATTTGCCATGTCCCCTGAAGAGTTTGGCAAGCTGGCTCTGTGGAAGCGGAATGAGCTCAAGAAGAAGGCTTCTCTCTTCTGA
- the DMTN gene encoding dematin isoform X3, with amino-acid sequence MERLQKAKMDNQVLGYKDLAAIPKDKAILDIERPDLMIYEPHFTYSLLEHVELPRSRERSLSPKSTSPPPSPEVWADSRSPGIISQASAPRTTGTPRTSLPHFHHPETSRPDSNIYKKPPIYKQRESVGGSPQTKHLIEDLIIESSKFPAAQPPDPNQPAKIETDYWPCPPSLAVVETEWRKRKASRRRAEEEEEEEDDDSGEEMKALRERQREELSKVTSNLGKMILKEEMEKSLPIRRKTRSLPDRTPFHTSLHQGTSKSSSLPAYGKTTLSRLQSTEFSPSGSETGSPGLQNGEGQRGRMDRGNSLPCVLEQKIYPYEMLVVTNKGRTKLPPGVDRMRLERHLSAEDFSRVFAMSPEEFGKLALWKRNELKKKASLF; translated from the exons ATGGAACGGCTGCAGAAG GCCAAGATGGACAATCAAGTGCTGGGCTACAAGGACCTGGCTGCCATCCCCAAGGACAAGGCCATCCTGGACATCGAGCGGCCCGACCTCATGATCTATGAGCCCCACTTCACTTATTCCCTCCTGGAACACGTGGAGCTGCCCCGCAGCCGGGAG CGCTCGCTGTCACCCAAATCCACATCCCCCCCACCATCCCCAGAG GTCTGGGCGGACAGCCGGTCGCCTGGAATCATCTCTCAGGCTTCAGCCCCCAGAACCACTGGAACTCCCCGGACCAGCCTGCCCCATTTCCACCACCCTG AGACCTCCCGCCCAGATTCCAACATCTACAAGAAGCCACCCATCTATAAGCAGAGAG AGTCCGTGGGAGGCAGCCCTCAGACCAAGCACCTCATCGAGGATCTCATCATCGAGTCATCCAAGTTCCCTGCAGCCCAGCCCCCGGACCCCAACCAGCCAGCCAAAATCGAAACTGACTACTGGCCATGCCCCCCGTCTCTGGCTGTCGTGG AGACAGAATGGAGGAAGCGGAAGGCGTCTCGGAGGagagcagaggaagaggaggaggaggaagatgacgACTCCGGAGAGGAAATGAAGGCTCTCAGGGAGCGTCAGAGAGAGGAACTCAGTAAG gTTACTTCCAACTTGGGAAAGATGATCTTGaaagaagagatggaaaagtCATTGCCAATCCGAAGGAAAACCCGCTCCCTGCCTGACCGGACACCCTTCCATACCT CCTTGCACCAGGGAACATCTAAATCTTCCTCTCTCCCCGCCTACGGCAAGACCACCCTGAGCCGG TTACAGTCCACAGAGTTCAGCCCATCAGGGAGTGAGACTGGAAGCCCAG GCCTGCAG AACGGAGAGGGCCAGAGGGGGAGGATGGACCGGGGGAACTCCCTGCCCTGTGTGCTGGAGCAGAAG ATCTATCCCTACGAAATGCTAGTGGTGACCAACAAGGGGCGAACCAAGCTGCCACCAGGGGTGGATCGGATGCGGCTTGAG AGGCATCTGTCTGCCGAGGACTTCTCAAGGGTATTTGCCATGTCCCCTGAAGAGTTTGGCAAGCTGGCTCTGTGGAAGCGGAATGAGCTCAAGAAGAAGGCTTCTCTCTTCTGA